CGTCTGCGTGCATGACGACTAGGCGGGTGGGGGTGATGACCAGGACTGTGATGTGTCGGCGAATGGAGTCGTGGTCGAAGGTGGTTTCTTGGTGGACCAGGTGTGAGACGACGCTTTCGCCGGCGAGGGCTGTTTGCACTACCTCGTGGACGAGGGCTGGGTAGTAGCCTGCTCGTTCGACGTCACGGACCAGGTCGGCGGGTAGTGATGAGCCGTGGGCACTACGGCGAGGAAAACTCATGATTCCCATTGTGGTCCACGTTGCGGTGGTTGCGGGTATGGCGTGTCGACTACGTGTGTGGCGGTGGTGGGGTGGGGTTTAGGTGAGGGTTCGTCGTCCGGGGTCGGAGCGGGTGGCGGGGGGTGTGATGTGGATGTGTGCGCCGAGGACGTCGATTCCGTCGGGTCGTAGGTTGATGGGGTCGAGGGTGAGGTGGGCTATTTCGGGGAGGAAGTCGGCTAGGACGGAGATGCGGGCGATGAGGTCGGCTAGGGCGCCGGTTCCGGTGGTGTTGTTGGGGTGGGTTAGTAGTGGTGCGCTGCGTAGTTCGGTGAGCATGCTGGTTGTGTCGCGGGTGGTCAGTGGGGGGATGCGGTAGACGGTGTCGCCTAGGAGTTGGGCGGCGGGGTTGGCGGGGGCTAGGGAGATGATGGGGCCGAATACGGGGTCTTCGCGGGTGTGGAGGGTCAGGGGGGTTCCTGGTTGGGCGAGTTGTTGGATGGCGATGGGGGTGTCGGGGGTGGTGTGTTCGCGCAGGGTGTGGTGGGCGTGGTGGAGGGATTCGTCGTTGTAGATGTCGCGGCGGACCAGGGGTGTGGGGTGGGTGGGGGTGGGGCGGGTGCGTAGGACTACGGGGTAGCCGAGTTGGCCGGCTGCGGTGCGGTCGATGTTGTCGGGGTTGACGCGGCTGCTGTGTTCTGTTGCGAGCCAGGTGGCGTAGGTGGCGGCGTGGCCCATGGCGGTGGCGGCTTCGGCGGGTGTGGGGTAGGTGGGGATGGTGCGGCGGCGGTTGTTGGGGGTGTGGTGGCTGCAGCGGTGCATGGTGTCGCGGACGTCGCGCATGCCGATGAAGGTGGCGGCGATGGGTGTGTGGTGGGCCCATTGGGTGTGGGATATGGCGGCGGCGACGGTTTCTTCGCTGTCGTGTAGTGGTGGGGCTAGGGCGATGAGGATAGCGTCGACGTTGGGGGTGGTGGCGGCGGTGTGGATGGCGGCGGCGATGTCTTCGACGGGGCTGTTGAGGGGTAGTGGGGTGGTGTGGGTGGGGGTGAGTCCTGCGGTGTTGCCGTCGTTGTGGAGGATGGCGAGGATTCCGGGTGAGTTGCTGATGAGGGCGACGTGGTTGCTGGCTGGTAGGGGTTGTCCGGCGAGGAGTTCGCAGGTGTTGGCGAGTTCGTGGACTGAGGCGGCGTGGATGACGCCTGCTTGGTTGAGCATGGTGTTGAAGGCTTGTGGGGGCAGGGTGGTGGCGCGGGCGCGGTGGCCGGTGGGGATGGTGTGTTGGGTGTCGGTTTTGACGCAGACGATGGGTTTGCGGAGTGAGAGTTGGCGGGCGATGCGTGAGAATTTGCGGGCGTTGCCGACGGATTCGAGGTAGAGCCCGGCTACGTCGGTGGTGTCGTCGTCGATGAGGAATTGCATGAAGTCATTGCCGGAGACGTCGATGCGGTTTCCGGCGGAGCAGAAGGTGGATAGGCCGAGTTTGCGGTGGGAGAGGGTGGATAGGAGTGCGGATACGACGCCTCCGCTTTGGGCGAAGATGCCGATGTGTCCGGGGATGGTGGTGACGGTGGCGTTCAGGCTGATGGTGGGGTCGTGGTTGGCGATGCCTGCTGAGGCGGGGCCGACGATGCGTAGTCCGAGGCGGCGGGCGTGGCGCAGGAGTTGGTTTTGGAGGTGTTCGCCTTCGGGGCCTGATTCTGCGTATCCGGTGCCGATGATGCAGGCGGCTTTGATGCCTGCGGCGGCGCAGTCGTCGAGGACGGTGAGGATGGTTGGTGGTGGGACGGCGATGATGGCTAGGTCTGCGGGTTGGGGGATGTCGCGGGCGGTGCGGTAGACAGGTAGTCCGCGCAGGGTGGTTGCTTCGGTGGAGATGACGTGGATGGGGCCGGTGTATCCGCCGTCGAGGAGGTTGTCGAGGATGGTGGTGCCGATGGCGTGGGGGCGTCGGCTTGCTCCGATGATGGCGATGCCGTGGGGGCGCAGGATGCGGGCCATGCTGCTGGCTTCGGCGTGGTGTTCGCGGGCGAGTTGGACGTTGGCGGTTTTTTCGGTGGTTTCGATGGTGAATTCGACGGTGATGATGCCTTCTTCGAAGGCGCGGGTGATTTCGTAGCCGGCGTCGGTGAAGACGGCGAGCATTTGGCGGTTGGTGGGGAGTACTTCGGCGATGAAGCGGTCTATGCCTTTTTCGTGGGCGATGACGGCTAGGTGTTCGAGTAGGACTGAGCCGACGCCTTTTCCTTGGCAGGAGTCGGCGATGTTGAATGCGACTTCGGCGGTGCGGGGGTCGTGGAGTCGGTCGTAGCGGGCGATGCCGATGATGTTGTCGCCGGTGAGGGCGACCAGGGCGGCGCGTTGGTCGTGGTCGACGTGGGTGAAGGTGTGGACGGTTTCGTCGGAGAGTTTTTTGATGGGGGCGAAGAAACGCATGTAGATGGAGCGTTCTGATTGGCCGGCGTGGAATCGGTGGATGCGTTCGGTGTCGTTGGGGGTGATGGGGCGGACGTGGGCCAGGGATCCGTCTCGTAGGACTACATCGGCTTCCCAGCGCAGTGGGTAGTCGGGTGTCTGGGAGTGGTTCTGGCTCATTTGTTCATGGTGCCGTGGGGGTGGGCGGGTGTGTTGGTTTTTGGTGGTGTGGCGGGTGAGGTTGTCTGTGTGAGTCGGGATGTTTCGCGTTCTTGAAGTGGGTGAACGGATTAGGCTGTGGCCGAACCTCCCACGCCTCTAGTGGTCGGATGTGTCCAGGGTTGATGGCGGCGTGCGGCGCACGAGGTTGTTGGTTCCCAGGCAAGGAGCATTGTGAGACTGATCACCACCGAGCATGTGGCATTGGATTTGGTTAGTCAGG
This region of Dermatophilus congolensis genomic DNA includes:
- a CDS encoding GNAT family N-acetyltransferase — its product is MSQNHSQTPDYPLRWEADVVLRDGSLAHVRPITPNDTERIHRFHAGQSERSIYMRFFAPIKKLSDETVHTFTHVDHDQRAALVALTGDNIIGIARYDRLHDPRTAEVAFNIADSCQGKGVGSVLLEHLAVIAHEKGIDRFIAEVLPTNRQMLAVFTDAGYEITRAFEEGIITVEFTIETTEKTANVQLAREHHAEASSMARILRPHGIAIIGASRRPHAIGTTILDNLLDGGYTGPIHVISTEATTLRGLPVYRTARDIPQPADLAIIAVPPPTILTVLDDCAAAGIKAACIIGTGYAESGPEGEHLQNQLLRHARRLGLRIVGPASAGIANHDPTISLNATVTTIPGHIGIFAQSGGVVSALLSTLSHRKLGLSTFCSAGNRIDVSGNDFMQFLIDDDTTDVAGLYLESVGNARKFSRIARQLSLRKPIVCVKTDTQHTIPTGHRARATTLPPQAFNTMLNQAGVIHAASVHELANTCELLAGQPLPASNHVALISNSPGILAILHNDGNTAGLTPTHTTPLPLNSPVEDIAAAIHTAATTPNVDAILIALAPPLHDSEETVAAAISHTQWAHHTPIAATFIGMRDVRDTMHRCSHHTPNNRRRTIPTYPTPAEAATAMGHAATYATWLATEHSSRVNPDNIDRTAAGQLGYPVVLRTRPTPTHPTPLVRRDIYNDESLHHAHHTLREHTTPDTPIAIQQLAQPGTPLTLHTREDPVFGPIISLAPANPAAQLLGDTVYRIPPLTTRDTTSMLTELRSAPLLTHPNNTTGTGALADLIARISVLADFLPEIAHLTLDPINLRPDGIDVLGAHIHITPPATRSDPGRRTLT